The nucleotide sequence TAAAAATTTCCTTCGTTAGGTGGTTGCTTTATTGCTTGCTTTGTGCTACCAGTATACCACGTCAAAAATGGGGGTTGCGTAGTGTACTGGTGTTTTGACTCCCTGTCAAGACCCGTGCGGAAACTTCTTTAGACTTAGATAGTTGCCCTTTAAGCACGGAAGCTCCGCCAAATCCGGGGGATTCGGGGGAGCTTGAAGGACCCGATTCTATCAGAGCGCGGCATGATATCCAAATCAGAGCAAATCAGCAAGAGTCAGTCGTAACACTTCGTAACAAAAGAAAACCCCGCCAGCGCTAGGCTGACGGGGCTTTACCGGTGCGGAAACATCCGGCCCATAGAGCTTACGCGCTGAAATAGGCCTCCATGTCAGCGGCCCAACGGTCAGCCAGCTTCGTTCCAAGCTCGGTGTAGGTGTAGTGGACCCGACTAGGGCTGAACCGCTTGCCCTGTCCTGCCCGTTCCACCGTGATCGAGTCGAAGACGGTGGTCAGGAGGTCGCGGCGCTGTTCCATAGAGACGGAGCGCCAGCCGTGAAGGTACCGGGTATTCATGTTCTTCAGGTCAATAGGCTCTTCCGAGAGCTGGAAGATGGAAACCTTCATGTCCTTGTTGAGCCTCAGGATTTCGTCATCCATCTCAGCCATGCGCTTATCGTGAGCCTTCTGCCGTGCGCCAAGGACGGAGGGCTTCAGCCCGGCAACAGCGGCGTCCTCCATCCACTCATCATGTGCCGATACAGCTACGCGCTTTTCGGACATCAAAGCCGCCAACGCCTTGGACGTTTCCTCAGCCTGTTCCTTACTGTCCTCATGCTGGTTCAGGAGTTCCAGCGCGTGAAGGCTCACAGCGTCTTCCAGCGGCTCTGCCACCACTGACTGATGCTTGACCGTAGGGCACTTATATAGGCGTGTGCTTCCAGCAGCGCCGCGCTGACCGGAGTTCATACCGCGTCCACATTCAACGCACCGGACGATACCGGTTAGAAGCTTCGTGTCTGACCGGCTGGTAGACACTCCACGCTGACCGGTGCGCTTGCCGTTAATAAGGGTCTGGATTTGCTCAAAGGTGGTTTCATCCAGCAGGGGCTTCCAGTCCTTCAGCTCATACAGCGTTCCCTCATACTCCTGCTTCCCAATAAGCCTAGGCCGCGTGAAGTAGTTCCGAACCGTTCCGGAAGTCCACTGCTTACCACCCTGCTTGCCCGTTGCCGGTGTCAGGAGTCCAGCGGCGTTCCAGAGTTCCGCCGTCCTAAAGAACGTCTGGCGTCCCTCGGCAATGAGCTTGGCGGCGGTCCTGACAGCTTCAGCTTCAGCCGGTACCCATTCGCCGGAGCGCTCCTGACCGAAGGGGCGGATGCTTCCACGGTACTTACCGGCCTTGGCGTCACGGAGGGTAGCGAGCTTCTGACGCTCTGCCTTCTTCCGGCCTTCCGCGCTGTCCACAGCAGTCCGGATAACCGTCAGCATTTCCGAGTCGGCGGAAGAGAAGTCCAGCCGTCCACCGTCGCACATGTGGCCGGTGATGCCAGCTCCCTTAATACGTAGGGTGTCCATCAGGCTCCGGCTAAGGCGGTCCTGTTTAAAGGCCACAACGATTGACGGGGCTTCCCTCAGCATCCGTTCGAACTCAGGACGCTCGGCACCTGAGGTTGCGCTGATGGAGTTATCCGCGTACGTCTCTCCCAGAGTCCAGCCCTGAGCCTTGATGAAGCGCTTGCACGCGTCTATCTGTGACTTGACGCTAGCTCCCTCTTCGGAAGTCCCTTGGCGCTTGTCTTGGCTGAGTCTGGCGTATATCGCTGCGGTGGTCATAGAACAAAGGTACCTAAATATCCTTGGCTGGGTCATGATCACTCTGATGTCGGCGGTGCTTGTTGCCGCGTTGCTGGCCCTGGCGGGTCCTGCCCTGGAAGCCATGTTCAATCAGGCAATGGACACGGTCGGAAAGTAGTCCGCAACGTGACCGGCGCCGACAACCCCGGAAGCGAGCGGGGTGCCGCAGTGGTTGACTTTGTGCTCGTCGGCGCCCTGCTGACCATGTTTTTTGTTTCCATCATTCAGCTCGCGCTCGTCCTGCACGTGCGGAACACACTCATCGATGCGGCGGCGTCCGGCGCGCGGTACGGGACCCTGGCTGACCGTAGCGCGGACGACGCCAGGCGCCGCACGGGTGAACTCATCGCAACGGCACTCAATCCGGATTTTGCCCGCGACATCCAAACCCGTGAGGTCGTCTTCCAGGGGCTGCGGACGCTGGAGGTGACCGTCAGGGCTCCGCTGCCGGTCATCGGTCTGATCGGTCTGCGCGAAGGTCTGGAGGTTTCGGGCCATGCCGCGATCACCGGCTGACAGAGGGCGCCGCCTCACGAGCCGCCTCACCGGCAGCGTCGCGGGCAGGTTCCGGGATGCGTTAGGCGACGGCGGCGAGCGGGGGAGCGCTGTCGTGGAATTCACTTTCCTGGGACTGCTCCTCATGGTTCCAGTGGTCTACTTCATCATCACCGTTGGCCAGGTTCAGGGCGGCTCGTTTGCCGTGGTGGGCGCAGCGGACCAGGCGGCCAAAGTCTTCGTGGCCCAGCCGGATGCGTCGCAGGGCCGGGCGGCAGCAGAGCAGGCCGCCATGGTGGCCCTTGCCGATTACGGCCATCCCGCCGGAAACGCCCGCATTGAGGTTCACTGTGACTCCGGCGGCGACTGCAGCGCGGCAGGCTCCACGGTCACCGTCACCGTAGGGCTGACCGTACCGCTGCCCTTCGTGCCCTTTGGGGAAGCACTTCGGCTCAACGCCGGCGAGCTGAGCGCTTCAGCCACCCAGGTCGTGGGCAGGTTCCGTTGACGCGTCCTGCGCCGGGCGGCGCACCAACGGCATCACCGAAAACGAGCAGCGATGAGGACGGGCAAATGACGGTCCTCATCATCGGCTTCGTCATGCTGGCCCTGCTGGTCAGCACCGTGGTCATGGCCGCTTCCAGCCTCTACATCGAGCACAAGAAGCTTCTCTCGCTCGCGGACGGCGCCTCGGTGGCCGCTGCCGACTCCTATACTCTGGGGCAGGTCGAAACGGCCGGCGGGACCCCGTCGGCCCTGCTGAACGGCCAGAGAGTCCGGAACGTCGCCGCGGACTACCTCAGCCGCAACGGTGCCTTCGGCCGCGTCGACGGGCTGGCCGTCGCGGCCGGAACGGGGACGCCCGACGGCTCCACCGCCGTCGTGGTTCTCAGCGCCACCGTGCATCCACCGGTGGTCAACTTCCTCGTACCGGACGGCATACCCATTACGGCCTCGTCCACCGCACGCTCGCGGCTGACCCGCTAACCCCGCAGCGGCGGCCGCACTGGCGGCCGGCACAGCCGGTGAGGGCGGATAGCGTACGCTTAAACAACCATGGCTCAAATTGATTTTGCTGCAGAAATCCGCGCGCTGCGCGGCACCTATACCTCCATCGAAAAGGTCACCGATGTCGAGGCGCTCAAGGAAGAGATCGCAGAACTGAGCGAGCGGGCCGGCGAGCCGGACCTCTGGGACGACCCCGCAGCCGCCCAGGTCATCACGTCCAGGCTTTCGCACCGCCAGTCCGAGCTGGAGCGGCTGAACACTCTGGCGTCCCGGATTGACGACCTCGAGGTGCTGGTGGAGCTCGGCCAGGACGAGGACGACGCCGACTCCATGGGGGAGGCCGAGACGGAGCTTGAGGCCATCCGCAAATCCCTGAAAGACCTTGAGGTCGTCACCCTGCTGTCCGGCGAGTATGACGAGCGTGAGGCGGTGGTGACCATCCGCTCCGGCGCCGGCGGCGTCGATGCCGCGGACTTCGCTGAAATGCTGTTGCGCATGTACCTGCGGTGGGCGGAGCGCCACGGCTACCCCACCACCGTCATGGACACCTCCTACGCGGAAGAGGCGGGCCTGAAGTCCGCCACCTTCGAGGTCAATGCCCCTTACGCTTTCGGCACCCTGAGCGTCGAGGCGGGAACACACCGGCTGGTCAGGATCAGCCCCTTCGACAACCAGGGCCGCCGGCAGACGTCTTTCGCCGCCGTCGAAGTCATTCCCCTCATTGAGCAGACGGACTCCATCGACATCCCGGACAACGAAATCCGTGTCGACGTCTTCCGTTCGTCGGGCCCCGGCGGCCAGTCGGTCAACACCACTGACTCCGCCGTCCGCCTGACCCACATCCCCACGGGCACGGTAGTGTCCATGCAGAATGAAAAGTCGCAGCTGCAGAACCGCGCCGCCGCGATGAGGGTGCTCCAGTCGAGGCTTCTGCTGCTGAAAAAGGAGCAGGAGGACGCGGAAAAGAAGGCTCTGGCCGGCGACGTCAAGGCGTCCTGGGGCGACCAGATGCGCTCCTACGTCCTCAACCCGTACCAGATGGTCAAGGACCTCCGTACGGAACACGAGGTGGGCAACACCTCCGCCGTGTTCGACGGCGCCATCGACGACTTCATCGAAGCCGGGATCCGCTGGCGCACCGACAACCGCAACGCGGAACGGTAGGCACCCGCGGGGAAACGGAACCACCAATCCCGCGACACGCCCCTTCGACTCCCGCCTGCGCATGGCAGCCCGTGCGTATAGTCAAGAGGCCGGAGCCATACTTCCCCCTAGCGACAGCCCCCGCACCGGTTGCAGACCATGCCCATAAAGCCGCGTCCTGCAGGGTTTTAGGGTCATGATCCGTTTCGAAAATGTCACCAAGGTCTACGACCAGAAGGCCAGGCCCGCCCTGGATGCTGTCAGCCTTGAGATCGACCGTGGTGAATTCGCCTTCCTCGTAGGCGCGTCGGGATCCGGCAAGTCCACATTCCTGCGCCTGGTCCTCAAGGAAGACCGCGCGACGTCCGGCACCGTCTACGTCGCCGGCCAGAACGTGGCCAACATCTCCAGCTGGCGGGTGCCCCGCCTGCGCCGTGGAATAGGCGTGGTGTTCCAGGACTTTCGCCTGCT is from Arthrobacter sp. QXT-31 and encodes:
- a CDS encoding recombinase family protein — its product is MTTAAIYARLSQDKRQGTSEEGASVKSQIDACKRFIKAQGWTLGETYADNSISATSGAERPEFERMLREAPSIVVAFKQDRLSRSLMDTLRIKGAGITGHMCDGGRLDFSSADSEMLTVIRTAVDSAEGRKKAERQKLATLRDAKAGKYRGSIRPFGQERSGEWVPAEAEAVRTAAKLIAEGRQTFFRTAELWNAAGLLTPATGKQGGKQWTSGTVRNYFTRPRLIGKQEYEGTLYELKDWKPLLDETTFEQIQTLINGKRTGQRGVSTSRSDTKLLTGIVRCVECGRGMNSGQRGAAGSTRLYKCPTVKHQSVVAEPLEDAVSLHALELLNQHEDSKEQAEETSKALAALMSEKRVAVSAHDEWMEDAAVAGLKPSVLGARQKAHDKRMAEMDDEILRLNKDMKVSIFQLSEEPIDLKNMNTRYLHGWRSVSMEQRRDLLTTVFDSITVERAGQGKRFSPSRVHYTYTELGTKLADRWAADMEAYFSA
- a CDS encoding TadE family protein, translated to MTGADNPGSERGAAVVDFVLVGALLTMFFVSIIQLALVLHVRNTLIDAAASGARYGTLADRSADDARRRTGELIATALNPDFARDIQTREVVFQGLRTLEVTVRAPLPVIGLIGLREGLEVSGHAAITG
- a CDS encoding pilus assembly protein TadG-related protein, giving the protein MTVLIIGFVMLALLVSTVVMAASSLYIEHKKLLSLADGASVAAADSYTLGQVETAGGTPSALLNGQRVRNVAADYLSRNGAFGRVDGLAVAAGTGTPDGSTAVVVLSATVHPPVVNFLVPDGIPITASSTARSRLTR
- the prfB gene encoding peptide chain release factor 2, whose amino-acid sequence is MAQIDFAAEIRALRGTYTSIEKVTDVEALKEEIAELSERAGEPDLWDDPAAAQVITSRLSHRQSELERLNTLASRIDDLEVLVELGQDEDDADSMGEAETELEAIRKSLKDLEVVTLLSGEYDEREAVVTIRSGAGGVDAADFAEMLLRMYLRWAERHGYPTTVMDTSYAEEAGLKSATFEVNAPYAFGTLSVEAGTHRLVRISPFDNQGRRQTSFAAVEVIPLIEQTDSIDIPDNEIRVDVFRSSGPGGQSVNTTDSAVRLTHIPTGTVVSMQNEKSQLQNRAAAMRVLQSRLLLLKKEQEDAEKKALAGDVKASWGDQMRSYVLNPYQMVKDLRTEHEVGNTSAVFDGAIDDFIEAGIRWRTDNRNAER